From Argopecten irradians isolate NY chromosome 2, Ai_NY, whole genome shotgun sequence, the proteins below share one genomic window:
- the LOC138314272 gene encoding uncharacterized protein, which yields MMKWNKEIQFLLLSVCCWCILSQETLSTGGVLTVVDPPPGDIARRDQEIGSLKALCSRCKSVVCTLGIPNDCGAYVVCESGRHPTQLRCPFGTFFNERENRCDFPSIIKCAKDPCSDPRYPNLVSYQDFRSKEPNCRYYWKCTGRYSSAECCPEGTSYNGKEGACVKDKSCNASCPRNQDTQHDKDTDTQVTVCNGKTKRVKCPLRMELQINDVFYGRTDTKTCGPTPPIKKPCSIRTALKVIRDKCAGKQSCSVTADKSLYSDPCPGINKYLRVDYTCKPGCNLKSKDGKTFYNEANVAEIQKCGHGTRFDAKLCTCIRSGSVAPLCQLEVHITFNDIESKIVKNEAEAPVWIYTKSIEKIKGYGQFRGNSSVTIPFYSGNDNLSRKFGIQIRIYVMAQGPPKQILLTNCDRDTSRYPDASSLEIYINRTSSGSKINIRIVNNDNTVTTLALPIKIQEWTNVLFRFDGSYLHGTLQHINKGNGKVQEDKGKVAFSGNMMTSVGPLRIGSCTDFVDGLYAFIDEIQISFCKVALPMRGAGNP from the exons ATG ATGAAGTGGAACAAAGAAATCCAGTTTTTATTGCTGTCTGTGTGCTGTTGGTGTATTTTGTCTCAGGAGACTTTGTCGACAGGGGGAG TTCTAACAGTGGTTGACCCGCCCCCGGGAGATATTGCCAGACGAGATCAGGAGATTGGGA GTTTGAAGGCATTATGTAGCAGATGTAAATCCGTTGTCTGTACACTTGGTATACCCAACGATTGTGGAGCATATGTAGTGTGTGAATCAGGACGTCACCCAACACAACTTCGATGTCCTTTTGGAACTTTCTTCAATGAAAGAGAAAATAGATGTGATTTTCCTTCCATCATCAAATGTGCCAAAG ACCCTTGTTCCGATCCACGATATCCAAACTTAGTTTCCTACCAAGACTTCCGAAGCAAGGAGCCGAACTGTCGATATTATTGGAAGTGTACCGGAAGATATTCCTCGGCAGAATGTTGTCCGGAAGGAACTTCATATAACGGGAAGGAAGGCGCATGCGTCAAAGACAAATCATGTAACGCTTCATGTCCGCGAAACCAGGACACTCAACATGATAAGG ACACGGATACTCAGGTGACGGTGTGTAATGGTAAAACAAAAAGAGTCAAATGTCCTCTTCGAATGGAACTCCAAATCAATGACGTGTTTTATGGACGGACCGATACAAAAACATGTGGTCCAACTCCACCAATCAAGAAGCCGTGCTCTATTCGAACCGCTCTGAAAGTTATTCGGGACAAATGTGCCGGGAAACAGTCCTGCTCTGTTACAGCTGACAAATCTCTTTACAGTGACCCTTGTCCAGggattaataaatatttacgGGTGGATTATACGTGTAAACCAG GTTGCAATCTAAAGAGCAAGGATGGCAAGACGTTCTACAACGAGGCAAATGTTGCTGAGATACAAAAATGTGGCCATGGTACAAGATTTGATGCCAAGCTATGCACATGTATTAGATCTGGCAGCGTGGCACCAT TATGTCAGCTTGAAGTCCATATTACCTTTAATGACATTGAGagtaaaattgtgaaaaacGAAGCCGAAGCACCGGTGTGGATATACACAAAATCTATCGAGAAGATTAAAGGATACGGTCAGTTCCGAGGGAATAGCTCAGTTACGATTCCATTTTACAGCGGAAATGATAATCTCTCTCGGAAATTCGGAATTCAAATAAGAATCTACGTAATGGCACAAGGACCTCCTAAACAAATTCTACTCACAAACTGCGACAGAGATACCTCAAGATATCCGGATGCATCATCACTCGAAATTTATATCAATAGAACATCTTCCGGTTCTAAAATCAATATTAGAATTGTCAACAATGATAATACAGTGACGACATTGGCACTTCCTATAAAA ATCCAAGAATGGACTAACGTCCTTTTCCGCTTTGACGGGTCATATCTACATGGGACGTTGCAGCATATCAACAAAGGAAACGGCAAAGTTCAGGAAGACAAGGGCAAGGTCGCCTTCTCAG GAAACATGATGACCAGCGTTGGACCCTTAAGGATAGGATCTTGTACAGATTTTGTGGATGGACTATACGCCTTTATAGACGAA atacaAATATCATTCTGCAAGGTCGCCTTACCAATGAGAGGTGCCGGTAATCCATAA
- the LOC138314270 gene encoding replication protein A 14 kDa subunit-like has translation MEDFSKPRVNGAMLPSYQGKVVCLLGMAKDVDQNGQAFTLTTSDGQDIRISMQEPLSEYVAGLTEVEGQVQSNKGIMCQNYITFPQETTDAFDMKMYNDAVELSARFSNHYVVGVQG, from the exons ATGGAAGATTTTTCTAAACCACGAGTGAATGGTGCGATGTTGCCATCATACCAAGGAAAGGTTGTGTGTTTGTTGGGAATGGCTAAAGAT GTTGATCAGAATGGACAGGCATTCACACTAACAACAAGTGATGGACAAGATATCAGAATCAGCATGCAAGAGCCA TTGAGTGAATATGTTGCTGGTCTGACTGAAGTAGAAGGCCAGGTCCAGTCTAACAAAGGAATCATGTGTCAGAATTACATCACATTCCCACAGGAAACCACCGACGCTTTTG ATATGAAGATGTATAATGATGCAGTAGAACTGTCAGCCAGATTCTCCAATCATTATGTGGTCGGAGTACAGGGATAA
- the LOC138314269 gene encoding uncharacterized protein: protein MNHAQEMFSALFKPFTGRSNNSGRRETVNPPERGQTQDNVQDGFLVVGQSRSERTTVRACDFTDNVNSPPDYHSVAQNQDIADDSNNLPSYTQYCRSLSTSSSMSIESSQYTNFNQNTTSANYMENQYDTLGHKTAVSDVPFVLNPQIQTVVNIIHGQTLPFDRHQVNLSQYTYDFSLENSMVNDAMLT from the exons ATGAATCATGCCCAGGAAATGTTTTCAGCTTTGTTCAAACCATTCACAGGAAGGTCAAACAATTCAGGAAGAAGAGAGACTGTAAATCCTCCCGAGAGAGGACAGACACAAGACAATGTACAGGACGGATTTTTAGTGGTCGGACAAAGCCGCAGCGAGAGGACAACAGTCAGAGCCTGTGATTTCACTGATAATGTAAATTCTCCTCCAGACTACCACAGTGTTGCTCAG AATCAAGATATCGCAGACGACAGCAACAATCTGCCTTCCTACACCCAGTACTGTCGTTCTTTGTCTACATCGTCCAGTATGAGCATAGAAAGTTCCCAATATACAAACTTTAATCAAAATACTACATCTGCTAATTACATGGAGAATCAGTATGACACACTTGGTCACAAGACTGCTGTTTCAGATGTCCCATTTGTGCTCAACCCTCAGATCCAAACTGTTGTTAATATTATTCATGGTCAAACACTGCCCTTTGACCGTCATCAGGTTAATCTTTCCCAGTACACATACGACTTTAGTCTGGAGAACTCTATGGTGAATGATGCCATgttaacatga
- the LOC138314271 gene encoding uncharacterized protein has product MEEVLKEFYQCGLCEGPMSYPKKLKCQHVFCHECLVVYITEYFGKASFPCPVCEYQHLPVEQEAVISQDYLLVPEEDALQRDVRRFFKDGENPSPIRSIDGINRAPCVIHDGQLCHFLCLGCNVLACELCKRERHARCIIRIIDKSMHVEAYKKTKEMSGDLCDFLSETETASNTLHYKLENVFHDSELHEATVKSYYSDLKEKVVRYLEEQERKVLEKAKELKEKEKEQLERDTVICENMCSSVQSRQRLLSALQGRSATNAPENLVITKHLRKDFEVFKTMLSKLKSDADKSYNVRFMINTNLEDKMTDTDIVKIEVIDCCHSDAVAATFEEESEMDNQASTEQSSAQRPSERASSDQISQNTHETTPPPPPSNSQDDPPPPSYRDISRQSFIQRPRPWRSSVVRRRPSASAPPIPGNENTNSRIQSPYNSAMQYPYPSQVGFHQPNPSRYPQMSHIQPSAPPLAPAVSDETARFLRSPIPPGAQTITMFKDIAKVDTKTDRDFTNPYLVAITTVGEYFVVADQKNRRLQRMADDGFMGVVDMFDCGTEPTDVAGISDTMCVVAAPNKASLLLVNFSSSPGSGAPRLQKTMKCGGKFTSVGFCKSNGRLICGIGPPYAATRVSIITMQGHTTAKIDIRNGMSVPRNLVLSEARYLAFCDIRNNEAVFYDTAHSEKRPVIAQRHGASSLKEPHGIVVLPALKSVLILDASTGDVFVTSYSGFARKVLKGGVSVQRCNNVDVKYSMSLSIDQKILAVANNKGSVSFYEIRFM; this is encoded by the coding sequence ATGGAGGAAGTACTCAAAGAGTTTTACCAGTGTGGGCTATGCGAAGGACCAATGTCGTACCCAAAAAAGCTGAAGTGTCAACACGTTTTCTGTCACGAATGCTTGGTAGTTTACATAACCGAGTACTTCGGGAAAGCCTCATTTCCATGTCCAGTGTGCGAGTATCAACATTTACCCGTCGAACAGGAAGCTGTTATATCCCAGGATTATTTACTGGTGCCAGAGGAAGATGCTTTACAGCGCGACGTCCGTCGATTTTTCAAGGACGGTGAAAATCCCTCGCCCATTCGCAGCATTGATGGAATCAACAGAGCCCCATGTGTAATTCACGATGGCCAACTATGCCATTTCTTATGTTTGGGGTGTAATGTGCTTGCATGCGAACTTTGCAAACGCGAGAGACATGCACGTTGTATCATACGTATAATTGACAAGAGCATGCACGTGGAAgcatataaaaagacaaaagaaATGTCTGGAGACCTGTGTGATTTTTTGTCAGAAACCGAAACTGCCAGCAACACTCTGCATTACAAGTTAGAGAACGTATTTCACGACTCTGAACTACATGAAGCAACGGTCAAATCGTATTACTCAGACCTCAAGGAAAAAGTTGTTAGATATCTGGAAGAGCAAGAACGGAAAGTGCTAGAAAAAGCGAAGGAACTCAAGGagaaagaaaaagaacaattggAGCGTGACACTGTTATTTGCGAAAATATGTGTTCTTCTGTGCAATCTCGACAACGTCTTTTAAGTGCTCTACAAGGGCGCAGTGCTACAAATGCCCCCGAAAATTTGGTGATTACAAAACATTTGCGAAAAGATTTTGAAGTATTTAAAACCATGTTGTCAAAGCTGAAATCAGATGCCGATAAGAGTTACAATGTACGATTTATGATCAACACTAACCTAGAGGACAAAATGACAGACACAGATATTGTAAAGATTGAAGTAATAGACTGTTGTCATAGCGATGCAGTTGCTGCTACATTTGAAGAAGAATCTGAGATGGATAATCAGGCTTCGACTGAACAGAGCTCTGCACAGAGACCGTCTGAGAGGGCATCCTCGGATCAGATCAGCCAAAATACTCACGAAACCACGCCACCTCCTCCTCCTTCTAATAGCCAGGATGATCCACCTCCTCCGAGTTACAGGGACATATCACGGCAATCCTTCATACAAAGACCTCGACCTTGGCGTTCTTCGGTTGTTCGCCGTAGACCATCAGCATCAGCACCACCGATACcaggaaatgaaaatacaaacagTCGAATCCAATCGCCATATAATTCAGCAATGCAATATCCTTACCCTTCCCAGGTTGGCTTCCACCAACCTAATCCGTCAAGGTATCCACAAATGTCCCACATACAGCCATCAGCTCCGCCTTTGGCCCCTGCAGTTTCTGATGAAACGGCAAGGTTCCTGCGAAGCCCCATCCCACCTGGTGCACAAACTATCACCATGTTTAAAGATATAGCAAAAGTCGATACGAAAACAGATAGGGATTTTACTAATCCGTATTTGGTAGCCATTACCACTGTCGGTGAATACTTTGTTGTGGCTGATCAAAAGAATCGTCGTCTTCAGCGTATGGCTGATGATGGTTTCATGGGTGTCGTCGACATGTTTGACTGCGGTACGGAACCGACCGATGTCGCCGGTATATCGGACACAATGTGTGTTGTGGCTGCTCCAAATAAAGCGAGTTTACTCCTTGTGAACTTCTCATCCTCTCCAGGTTCCGGTGCTCCTAGGCTACAAAAGACGATGAAATGTGGAGGAAAGTTTACAAGTGTAGGATTTTGTAAAAGCAACGGAAGATTAATCTGTGGAATTGGTCCACCATACGCTGCAACACGAGTTTCCATTATAACGATGCAAGGCCATACCACTGCGAAGATTGACATCCGGAACGGAATGTCTGTTCCTAGAAATCTGGTTCTGTCTGAAGCCAGATATCTTGCATTTTGTGATATTCGTAACAACGAGGCGGTGTTTTACGATACAGCTCACAGTGAGAAGAGACCTGTAATTGCGCAACGTCACGGTGCTAGCTCGCTGAAAGAACCACACGGAATCGTCGTTCTTCCTGCACTGAAAAGTGTTCTCATACTGGACGCATCAACCGGTGACGTGTTTGTGACGTCTTATTCAGGATTTGCGCGCAAAGTGTTGAAAGGCGGTGTCAGCGTGCAGAGATGTAATAACGTCGATGTAAAATATTCAATGAGTCTAAGCATTGATCAGAAAATATTGGCTGTAGCCAACAACAAGGGATCTGTGTCGTTTTACGAGATTCGATTCATGTGA